Genomic DNA from uncultured Methanospirillum sp.:
TTCGGGGCTCTGGACTGTGGGTACTGCGACGACCGCCTTCTCTGGCTCAAGACCCTTGCCGGTCTCCTGTGGCGGCTCATATGCCGGGGCCTCCTCTTCCTCGATTGAAGCCACCGGAAGCACAACAGTCTCAGTGCCGAACTTGAAGATCTCAAAGGAGATCTCACCTGTCTGGAGCTCTGAAAGAGTCGTTACCGGGCGGATATGCATCTCGTTGTCTGCCCCTTCCGGAACCTTCATCGAGAAACTGGTTGAGTAGATGTGCTGGATATGCCCGTCTTTCATGTAGATGAGACTTCCGAAGACCTGTGAGAGGGCAGAGAAGTCTATCCTGTATGCCAGTCGTTGCAGTGCTTCAAGCGGTGATACTGCATGGAGGATGCCGATCATACCGATGCCGGCTAACCGCATATCAGCAAAGACGTCAAAGTCATCGTTCTTCCTGAGTTCATCAAAGATGACAAAATCAGGGCGGACGAGGAGCATCACATCTGCTGTGTTGACCATGCTGCCGTCAAGTGCGGTGTACTGGGTGATCTGGTCAGGGACCTGCATCTCCCGTGGCTGCTCCATCGTCTTGACGATGCAACCCGATTCAGAAAGGTACGTGGCAATTGCCTGGGCAAGGGTGGTCTTCCCGCAACCCGGTGTTCCGGTGATCAGAATTCCCGGCTTCTCGCTCATCAGCAGTTTTTTGATGACCTCTACCTGGCTGTAGTCCTGAAGAGCGAGATCCACGATAGGCCTGACTGCAGTGATCTCCATCCCGTCAGAGAAGGGACGACGGGCAATCGATATCCGCATGGACCCGATCTGGACGACAGTCACTCCACGCTTTTCTATCTCGATGAATCCATCAGGATCGCGTTTTGCACGCTCCAGGATCTCCTGGGCCATCGACCTGAGTTCGTACTCAGTACAGAGAGTCTCCCTGATTGTGAAAGTCTCTGTCTTTCCGATGGTTCCTTTACGAACCATCGGCTTGGCCCGCTCTTTCAGATAGACCGCAATGGTGTACTCATCAAAAAACTGATCTATTGCAAGCGGAGTGAAGTCCTCGACCTGTGGCCTGAGGTATAACACGTCAAGGCCTTTGGCCTTAGCGACCTCGGACTGGACAACATCGCTTGTGATAAATCGTGCACCGTGGGTTATGGCAACCCTGCGGATAAGTGAGTCTATTTCACCGCCACTGGCAAGTTTTACCTGCTCAAGTGTCGGGCGTTCTCCGTAGAACTCTATTGATATTATACCCTTTTCGGCGAGTTTGCACAGTTCCTGGAGTTCGGTCAGACCTGAAAATCCGATCTCCCGTCCCTGGTTTGCCTGCGCCTCCAGCTCGGCAACAACTGCTTCCGGTATTATTATTTGAGCTCCGTTATATTCACCTGTATCGATGAGAGTGGTGATGCGACCGTCTATGACGACGCTAGTATCTGGAACCAATTTCAAAAATATTCACCACTTATAACGTGGTCATTCATTGCTTTTATTATATACCTTATCCGGCTCAAATAGGCGGTCTGCTATAATTTTACCGCTGATAGTCCGGTAAAAACAGGTCCAGTGTCCGGTGTGGCATGCCGCACATTCCTGTGAGACTATATAGATCAGGGCGTCAGCATCACAGTCAACCCTGATCTCGTGAACCTGCTGGAGATTTCCTGACTCCTCACCCTTCTTCCAGATCTTCTTTCGCGATCTGCTGTAATAGTGGGCATATCCAGTCTCCTGTGTAAGTTCGATCGCTTCACGGCTGGCATAGGCGAGCATGAGAATATCCTTTGTCTCCCGGTCCTGGGTGATCACCGGGATCAGGTCCTGCTTATCAAAGCTGAGTGCTATCTGATTTGGTCCGCTGCTCATGAGACAACCAGCCTGACAAGAAACCCGAAGAGATCGCCAAGGAAGAGAGCAGAGATGAGTCCGCCTGTGATCGGAATCAGGAACGGCACGCCGTAACTGATCCAGACAGTCCCTGCCTTCCTGTACAATGCAAGTTCTTTACGGTACTTTTCGGGGTGCTCCTTAAGTGACTTGGTGTACACCCGCTTTCCGCCTGAGACAAGATCCTTAATAGCAACTCTTACGCCTATGAATTTCCTCTGAAGTTCCCCGTTCACCTCGGTGAACTCCTCCATAACAATCCCGAACTGATCCTCGATTGTTGATCCCTGCACCGGGAACCCGAGAAAGAGATAGGCCAGCGGTGCACGGTTCCCCCTGATCATGTTCATCACGAAGAATACAACCGGGAGGATGAGATTGATGACAACCGCATTGAAGAGGACACTGAATGGGAGGAATACATATGGAGGAAACCCGAAGACCGGGTACCCGGTTACGGGAACGAATGGGAAACACGGGATGAGAACGGTGATGAGTATCAGTGCCTTTGTGTCCGCCATTCCCATCAGGTTGAATCTGGTGAAGAGGTAGAAGGCAACCACAAAGAAGAGGATGAGTGGGATAAGTGGCATCATCATGCGCAGATCACCTGCTTCTGCCACTGAGTACCAGAACCAGAAAAGCATGGGAATCCCGATTGCAACTGCAGGGTACCACATCACAACCGGAACTGCACGTTCCTTGATGTCCTCCCAGCATCCGTAGATGAGGGTAATAATAAGAGCCAGGGCGTTAACAGCAAGAGGGAGCATGACCGCAGGCATGCTGAAAATATCCATGATACCTCTTCTCTCCGATCCTTAATCTCGTGTTCGATCGATCCCTGATCCTACTACCGTTTCAGGACACCCATCTCTGCAAGCCTTGCCGGCAGGTACTCATCCGTGACGAAGTCAAGTCCACGGGCAGCAAATGCCTGTTGTTCTGACTTCAGGTTCAAAGAGAGCTGGAGATTGATCTGTTCACGCCAGTAGTCTGATGCAAACCGTGGATCTGTCTGTTCTGCCCTGAGAGCGCCGATGTCCTGATCTGTGAGTTTGTCAGACGGGAGATCATAATCCCTGATGTCAGTCGGCTGCACCCCGATGAACCTGGCGGATGGTGTCGCAAGGATATCTGAAATGTGTGCACTCTTGATCGAGCCATATGCAACAGAGGCGTAGATTCGGTATGACCACGGGTCACCATCGGTGAAGACCGTAACCGGGAGTTCGAACTCTTTGGCAAGTCTGTTGAGCATCCTGCGGGTGGATCTGGCAGGCTGGCCCTTGAGATGGACAAGGATGGCGTCGTACTTCTCATCAAACCCGTTCTCGATAAGACGGGCATACATGCCACCGGTCTCTATCGCGATGACCATCCTGGCGTCATGGTCCACGAGATCCAGTTTCTCCACGTTTGTTGGAATCTGGTACCCGGTCTCACCGACATCGTTGCCGCAGTGGATCTCTTTTGGGCCACGGCGGGTCTCTTCCCTGATCCTGAGAGGGCCGAAGACACTCGCCCCACTCTCTTCCGGCCTGAGGTTGAACTGCTCACGCTGGACATCGGTGAGGATCTCCAGGTCCTCGATAAGAAGGTTGGAGTCGTTCTGGGCTGCAAACTTTGCCCTCTTCCAGCCCTCAGAGATGTAATACAGTTCTCTTAAGGTGGATGAGCGACTCTCCACGATCTGGTGCCTGATGAACCAGATCACGTATGCCATCTTGAGGATATGCAGAGCACTCTTCTCGCTGCCTGCCTCGCGGAGCCTCTCTCTGTCGCCGTATTTCCATGCGTCAATATCCTCGTCGTACTCGATGTTCTTCTTGGTCCGGGTCGGCATCGTGATGGACGGGAGATCTCCTCTGGACATCTGGGAGTACCACTG
This window encodes:
- a CDS encoding PINc/VapC family ATPase — protein: MKLVPDTSVVIDGRITTLIDTGEYNGAQIIIPEAVVAELEAQANQGREIGFSGLTELQELCKLAEKGIISIEFYGERPTLEQVKLASGGEIDSLIRRVAITHGARFITSDVVQSEVAKAKGLDVLYLRPQVEDFTPLAIDQFFDEYTIAVYLKERAKPMVRKGTIGKTETFTIRETLCTEYELRSMAQEILERAKRDPDGFIEIEKRGVTVVQIGSMRISIARRPFSDGMEITAVRPIVDLALQDYSQVEVIKKLLMSEKPGILITGTPGCGKTTLAQAIATYLSESGCIVKTMEQPREMQVPDQITQYTALDGSMVNTADVMLLVRPDFVIFDELRKNDDFDVFADMRLAGIGMIGILHAVSPLEALQRLAYRIDFSALSQVFGSLIYMKDGHIQHIYSTSFSMKVPEGADNEMHIRPVTTLSELQTGEISFEIFKFGTETVVLPVASIEEEEAPAYEPPQETGKGLEPEKAVVAVPTVQSPEPQQSEEESDDEDEESSTWEVTERDIQREIGRYSNGEILVEMLSATKAVVYIDDRDVPAAIGKGGKNIAAIVNKVGVGIDIRPASELAKKAKVAAAAAPVEKEELNLGEGLQVRIDKKQLSIISPGNTGKIVDVFAGREYLFTATVNDSGEIHLAKNSTIAQEMLRRYNEGEPIRLKTV
- the hisI gene encoding phosphoribosyl-AMP cyclohydrolase produces the protein MSSGPNQIALSFDKQDLIPVITQDRETKDILMLAYASREAIELTQETGYAHYYSRSRKKIWKKGEESGNLQQVHEIRVDCDADALIYIVSQECAACHTGHWTCFYRTISGKIIADRLFEPDKVYNKSNE
- a CDS encoding A24 family peptidase C-terminal domain-containing protein, translated to MDIFSMPAVMLPLAVNALALIITLIYGCWEDIKERAVPVVMWYPAVAIGIPMLFWFWYSVAEAGDLRMMMPLIPLILFFVVAFYLFTRFNLMGMADTKALILITVLIPCFPFVPVTGYPVFGFPPYVFLPFSVLFNAVVINLILPVVFFVMNMIRGNRAPLAYLFLGFPVQGSTIEDQFGIVMEEFTEVNGELQRKFIGVRVAIKDLVSGGKRVYTKSLKEHPEKYRKELALYRKAGTVWISYGVPFLIPITGGLISALFLGDLFGFLVRLVVS
- a CDS encoding DNA topoisomerase IV subunit A, with the translated sequence MDKEARKKETLDKLLGIPRQWYSQMSRGDLPSITMPTRTKKNIEYDEDIDAWKYGDRERLREAGSEKSALHILKMAYVIWFIRHQIVESRSSTLRELYYISEGWKRAKFAAQNDSNLLIEDLEILTDVQREQFNLRPEESGASVFGPLRIREETRRGPKEIHCGNDVGETGYQIPTNVEKLDLVDHDARMVIAIETGGMYARLIENGFDEKYDAILVHLKGQPARSTRRMLNRLAKEFELPVTVFTDGDPWSYRIYASVAYGSIKSAHISDILATPSARFIGVQPTDIRDYDLPSDKLTDQDIGALRAEQTDPRFASDYWREQINLQLSLNLKSEQQAFAARGLDFVTDEYLPARLAEMGVLKR